From Phalacrocorax carbo chromosome 8, bPhaCar2.1, whole genome shotgun sequence, a single genomic window includes:
- the GPATCH1 gene encoding G patch domain-containing protein 1 yields the protein MAAAESSDSDEEDLVSYGTALQPLQEGERLKKPIPLQEQTVKDAKGRYQRFHGAFTGGFSAGYFNTVGTKEGWTPSAFVSSRQKRADRTILGPEDFMDEEDLSEFGIAPKDITTTDDFASKAKDRIKEKARQIAGVVAAIPGTTAFDDLIGPSKITIGVELLRKMGWKEGQGIGPRVKRKPCRQKPDPAVKVYGCALPPGLSEGSEDEEDEYQPESVTFAPKDVMPVDLTPKENVHGLGYKGLDPSQALFGVSGREHLNLFTGGSEDTSSLLGDLRHSKGRKLGITGQAFGVGALEEEDDDIYATETLSKYDTVLKDEEPGDGLYGWTAPKQYKSKKRSEREVKYIGKILDGFSLASKSSAPSKTYPPPDLPRNYRPVHYFRPVIAAGNENYHLRKALEESTGKLENDMTQQSRHALNASQRREQLGETGLKGPAPSVLEYLSEKDRERLKEVKQASEQQMKAKILPQPSQNSRFQPASPDDASHKWRMLLGGQLANAGSSDFKPFARNPEKQKRYENFVRSLKQGEKDTLEHYSDPSMTEWERGREQEEFFRAAMFYKSSNSTLSSRFTRAKYEDDVDKVEVPRDQENDIDDKETAVKMKMFGKLTRDKFEWHPEKLLCRRFNVPDPYPDSSIVGLPKVKRDKYSVFNFLTVPEPTASVTQATNEKVQQGNSLNKPKKASRWDMSDKEKEKKDSISEFISLARSKADVQQQPPVPAMEGCGTGLNETLPTEVANEDNDQEEESRPSMDLFKAIFVSSSDEKSSSSEEESDEEQQPTTSVTDSETTKQVDLPDRSSSNVQENVAATTDPSVSLLPASKKELDATEEFGPKLPPTFSSGFTWQQEPVVPASFPGPSRKEKHRKHREKHKTKREQKHKKEKKKKHKKQKTKRKHKNKKSEKDSSSDTEDSSDSLSDIGTTGLSPKELLRRLKELQY from the exons atggcggcggcggagTCGAGTGACAGCGACGAGGAGGATTTGGTGAGCTACGGGACGgcgctgcagcccctgcaggaGG GTGAACGACTTAAAAAGCCAATTCCTCTTCAAGAGCAGACTGTTAAAGATGCAAAGGGACGATATCAGCGTTTTCATGGCGCGTTTACTGGTGGTTTCTCTGCTGGTTACTTTAACACTGTTGGCACAAAGGAAG GATGGACTCCTTCAGCTTTTGTATCGTCACGGCAGAAGAGAGCAGACAGAACCATTCTTGGACCAGAAGACTTCATGGATGAAGAG GATCTTAGTGAATTTGGGATAGCACCAAAGGATATTACAACCACAGATGATTTTGCATCCAAAGCTAAAGacagaataaaagagaaagcCAGACAGATTGCAGGAGTAGTTGCTGCCATTCCAGGAACCACTGCATTTGATGATTTAATAGGACCATCAAA aaTAACAATTGGGGTTGAACTGTTACGAAAAATGGGCTGGAAAGAAGGACAAGGCATTGGACCGCGAGTCAAAAGAAAGCCATGCAGGCAGAAACCTG ACCCTGCAGTGAAAGTATATGGTTGTGCATTACCACCTGGACTGTCTGAGGGTTCTGAG GATGAAGAGGATGAATACCAGCCCGAGAGTGTTACATTTGCACCAAAAGATGTAATGCCTGTAGATTTGACTCCAAAAGAGAATGTCCATGGACTTGGCTATAAGGGTTTGGACCCATCACAAGCTTTATTTGGTGTATCTGGAAGAGAACACCTGAATCTTTTCACAGGTGGTTCTGAAGACACAAGCAGTTTACTTGGTGATCTGAGACacagtaaaggaagaaaactagGTATTACGGGTCAG gcTTTTGGTGTAGGAGCTTTAGAGGAGGAGGACGATGATATTTATGCAACTGAAACACTGTCAAAATATGATACAGTTCTAAAAGATGAGGAACCTGGTGATGGCTTGTATGGCTGGACAGCACCTAAGCAGTATAAAtcaaaaaaaa GGTCTGAAAGAGAAGTTAAATATATAGGCAAAATCTTGGATGGTTTTTCCTTGGCATCAAAATCATCAGCTCCGAGCAAG ACTTATCCACCACCTGACCTGCCACGAAATTACAGACCAGTCCATTACTTTCGACCTGTGATAGCAGCTGGGAATGAAAACTACCATTTACGGAAGGCATTGGAGGAATCCACTGGAAAACTTGAGAATGATATGACACAACAAAGCAGGCATGCTTTGAATGCATCTCAGAGGAGGGAGCAATTAGGAGAGACTGGTCTAAAAG gtcCGGCTCCTTCTGTTTTGGAATATCTGTCTGAGAAAGATAGAGAAAGACTCAAGGAAGTGAAACAAGCATCTGAGcaacaaatgaaagcaaaaatattgccTCAGCCTTCACAAAATAGCAGATTCCAGCCAGCCTCCCCAGATGATGCTTCTCACAAATGGCGCATGTTGTTGGGGGGGCAGTTAGCAAATGCTGGTTCTAGTGACTTCAAACCGTTTGcaagaaatccagaaaaacaaaaaagatacgAAAACTTTGTGAGAAGTCTtaagcaaggagaaaaag ATACATTAGAGCATTATTCAGACCCAAGCATGACAGAATGGGAGCGAGGAAGAGAACAAGAGGAGTTCTTCCGTGCAGCAATGTTCTACAAATCCTCAAATTCAACACTGTCATCCAGGTTTACCCGGGCCAAATATGAAGATGATGTTGACAAAGTTGAAGTTCCTCGGGACCAAGAG AATGATATTGATGATAAGGAAACTGCTGTGAAGATGAAGATGTTTGGCAAACTCACAAGAGACAAGTTTGAATGGCATCCTGAAAAGCTGTTGTGCAGAAGATTTAATGTTCCTGATCCATATCCTGA TTCTTCCATTGTTGGGTTACCAAAAGTGAAACGAGACAAGTACTCTGTGTTTAATTTCTTAACTGTGCCTGAGCCCACCGCATCTGTAACTCAAGCAACAAACGAAAAAGTCCAACAGGGTAACAGTCTCAACA AACCAAAGAAAGCTTCAAGATGGGATATGTCAGataaagagaaggagaaaaaggattCTATCAGTGAATTCATTAGTCTTGCTAGATCAAAAGCTGAtgttcagcagcagccaccagTACCAGCAATGGAGGGATGTGGAACTGGGCTGAATGAAACTCTTCCCACGGAG GTAGCTAATGAAGACAATgatcaggaagaagaaagcagaccATCCATGGACTTGTTTAAGGCAATCTTTGTGAGTTCCTCAGATGAAAAATCATCTTCCTCTGAAGAAGAGAGCGATGAAGAACAGCAACCAACTACTTCGGTAACAGATTCAGAAACCACCAAGCAAGTTGATCTACCAGACAGATCTTCATCTAATGTACAAG agaatGTGGCTGCTACAACTGATCCCAGCGTTTCTTTGTTGCCTGCTTCAAAGAAGGAACTGGATGCAACAGAGGAATTTGGACCAAAGTTGCCTCCAACTTTTTCTTCTG GCTTTACTTGGCAACAAGAACCAGTGGTGCCAGCAAGTTTTCCTGGGCctagcaggaaagaaaaacatagaaAGCATAGAGAGAAACACAAGActaaaagagaacagaaacacaaaaaggaaaag aaaaagaaacataagaaacagaaaacaaaacgaaagcacaagaataaaaaatcagaaaaagacaGCAGCTCAGACACTGAAGATAGCAGTGACAGCCTTAGTGATATAGGTACCACAGGCTTGTCACCCAAAGAACTTCTAAGAAG ATTAAAAGAACTTCAGTATTGA